One window of Dyadobacter sandarakinus genomic DNA carries:
- a CDS encoding Rne/Rng family ribonuclease → MSNELLINSTQKGERIALLQDKRLLEYHVESPDQSFTVGDIYLGTVRKLVAGLNAAFVDVGFEKDAFLHYLDLGPNINSLNKLTKDVIAKRVNSGKLNNFKMEPEIEKLGKIDKVLSKNQPILVQIVKEPISTKGPRLSCDISIAGRYIVLVPFANSVNLSKKITDKQERTRLQRLMSSIKPQNFGVIIRTVAMGKDVDELNKDLQDCLDKWESGIKALRDAKPRDRVIGEMNRASSIIRDMLNESFDSITVDSKEVYDDIKAYIHNIAPDKENILRLHNGKNKIFEQFGLEKQIKSLFGRSVSLPNGGYLIIEHTEALHVIDVNSGNKSNSEEDQEATALSVNLEAAKEIARQLRLRDMGGIIVVDFIDMKKAENKRTLFDVMRDEMKGDRSKYTVLPLSKFGLLQITRQRVRPEMNIVTRETCPTCGGTGTIQASILVSDVIANNLDYILTKQNERGITISLHPFLHSYFTKGLISEQVKWFLNYKTWVKLIKDSSLGVTDFKFHNRYGEEIEIVPGN, encoded by the coding sequence TTGAGTAACGAGTTACTAATCAATTCTACTCAAAAGGGAGAGCGTATAGCCCTTTTGCAGGATAAACGTCTTTTAGAGTATCACGTCGAATCACCGGACCAAAGCTTTACCGTAGGAGATATTTACCTCGGTACAGTCCGAAAGCTGGTGGCAGGGCTCAATGCAGCCTTTGTAGATGTTGGCTTTGAAAAAGATGCGTTTCTGCATTATCTGGACCTTGGACCTAACATCAACTCGCTTAATAAGCTAACCAAAGACGTTATTGCCAAGCGTGTCAATTCAGGGAAGTTGAATAACTTCAAAATGGAGCCTGAAATTGAAAAGCTGGGTAAAATCGACAAAGTCCTCTCCAAGAACCAGCCCATTCTGGTTCAGATTGTAAAAGAGCCAATTTCTACAAAAGGCCCTCGCCTGTCCTGCGATATTTCTATTGCCGGGCGTTACATCGTACTCGTACCATTTGCCAATTCGGTCAATCTTTCCAAAAAGATTACTGATAAGCAGGAAAGAACGCGCCTGCAGAGGCTCATGTCGTCTATCAAGCCGCAGAACTTTGGTGTGATCATCCGCACTGTTGCCATGGGCAAGGATGTGGACGAACTCAACAAAGACCTTCAGGATTGCCTGGACAAGTGGGAATCGGGCATTAAAGCACTTCGTGATGCGAAGCCGCGGGACCGTGTGATCGGTGAGATGAACCGTGCCTCCTCCATTATCAGAGATATGCTGAACGAATCATTCGACAGTATTACTGTAGATTCGAAGGAAGTATACGACGACATCAAAGCCTATATCCACAACATTGCTCCCGACAAGGAAAACATCTTGCGGTTGCACAATGGCAAAAACAAGATTTTCGAACAGTTTGGTCTTGAAAAGCAGATCAAATCCTTGTTCGGACGTTCCGTAAGCTTGCCAAACGGTGGTTACCTGATCATCGAGCATACCGAAGCGTTGCACGTGATCGATGTCAATAGCGGTAACAAATCCAATTCTGAAGAGGATCAGGAAGCTACGGCATTAAGCGTAAACCTCGAAGCAGCCAAGGAAATTGCCCGTCAGCTCAGGCTTCGGGACATGGGCGGCATTATTGTCGTCGACTTTATCGACATGAAAAAAGCGGAGAATAAACGTACGCTTTTTGATGTCATGCGCGACGAAATGAAGGGGGACCGGTCGAAGTATACGGTTCTTCCGTTATCGAAATTCGGACTGCTGCAAATTACCCGTCAGCGCGTTCGTCCGGAAATGAATATTGTTACTCGTGAAACCTGCCCTACTTGCGGTGGTACCGGTACTATTCAGGCAAGCATCCTTGTGTCGGATGTTATTGCCAATAATCTGGATTACATTCTGACCAAACAGAATGAGCGCGGAATTACCATTTCACTGCACCCGTTCCTGCATTCGTATTTTACAAAGGGATTGATTTCTGAGCAGGTTAAGTGGTTTTTAAACTACAAAACCTGGGTGAAATTGATCAAAGACAGCTCACTCGGCGTGACTGATTTCAAATTCCATAATCGCTATGGAGAAGAGATCGAGATCGTACCGGGCAACTAG
- a CDS encoding enoyl-CoA hydratase/isomerase family protein, with protein sequence MRFYTRDDVAAFGTFDFLYIRVSFAGHMLRITLNRPEKRNAFNNTMAEEIVFALAFAKYNADVRCVIINAEGLVFCAGADLSAFHDNAANSVNPKLPAIREEVRLGDAFSEVHKPCMAVVQGPVLAGGFLIICGCHFVLSTQEATFSLPEVKRGLWPMQVMASLLKILPPRRALEMAITARSYNALEAQSMGLVTDVFRDDEILEKAEQLALEVVENAPLAIQKGLEAYSMLANMPQDQQHTYLKAELDKLLLSQDAAEGIRAFGEKRKPNWRAQ encoded by the coding sequence ATGCGCTTTTACACCAGGGACGATGTAGCAGCCTTCGGCACCTTTGACTTCCTGTACATCAGGGTGAGCTTTGCGGGGCATATGCTCCGGATTACCCTGAACCGGCCCGAAAAGCGCAATGCTTTCAATAATACCATGGCCGAAGAGATCGTGTTTGCGCTGGCTTTTGCAAAGTACAATGCGGATGTTCGCTGTGTTATAATAAATGCGGAGGGACTTGTATTTTGCGCCGGTGCCGACCTGAGTGCATTCCACGACAATGCGGCAAATTCAGTGAACCCGAAACTCCCGGCGATAAGAGAGGAAGTGCGTTTGGGAGATGCCTTTTCTGAGGTACACAAACCCTGCATGGCCGTGGTACAAGGACCGGTGCTGGCGGGCGGTTTCCTGATAATCTGCGGATGTCACTTTGTGCTGAGTACACAGGAAGCTACATTCAGCCTGCCCGAGGTGAAGCGGGGCTTGTGGCCGATGCAAGTCATGGCTTCACTCCTAAAAATCCTGCCTCCCAGAAGAGCATTGGAAATGGCTATAACAGCACGTAGTTATAATGCCCTGGAAGCACAATCCATGGGTTTGGTAACGGATGTTTTCAGGGATGATGAAATCCTGGAAAAGGCTGAACAGCTTGCCTTAGAAGTAGTTGAAAATGCTCCACTTGCCATACAAAAAGGTCTGGAAGCATATAGTATGCTGGCAAATATGCCGCAAGATCAGCAACATACTTACCTCAAAGCAGAGCTTGACAAGCTGCTGCTTAGCCAGGACGCTGCCGAAGGCATTCGGGCATTTGGGGAAAAACGCAAGCCAAACTGGCGCGCTCAGTAG
- a CDS encoding M20 family metallo-hydrolase has protein sequence MVSDTNSMLTASSVKEAMLQTLSADAIALLKQLIETPSFSREEAHTASLLEAFLQARGISFNRKKNNIWAYNLHFDPAKPTILLNSHHDTVKPNKSWTLDPFVASEADGKLYGLGSNDAGGCLVSLIAAFCYFYDQQNLGYNIVLAATAEEEVSGKEGLEIVVPELPEIAFAIVGEPTEMHLAVAEKGLLVLDCTAKGISGHAAREEGENAIYKALQDIGWVKSYQFPKVSETLGPIKMSVTIINAGTQHNVVPDACTFTIDVRVTDAYTLEEVVQIIRSNISSEVSPRSIRLRPSSIPVDHPIVQAGVSLGRTTYGSPTTSDQALLDCPSLKMGPGHSARSHSADEFIYLHEIKAGIRQYITMLEAVVTKNNPQE, from the coding sequence ATGGTAAGCGATACAAATTCCATGCTGACAGCTTCATCAGTAAAGGAGGCAATGCTGCAAACACTTTCGGCAGATGCAATTGCCTTATTGAAACAGCTGATAGAAACTCCTTCCTTCAGCCGGGAGGAAGCGCATACCGCCTCTTTGCTTGAAGCCTTTTTACAGGCTCGCGGTATTTCGTTTAACAGAAAGAAGAATAACATCTGGGCGTATAATCTGCATTTTGATCCTGCTAAGCCTACTATACTCCTTAACTCGCACCACGATACGGTAAAGCCCAATAAGTCCTGGACACTTGACCCTTTCGTTGCAAGCGAGGCAGATGGTAAATTATATGGATTGGGGAGCAATGATGCAGGAGGCTGCCTGGTTTCCCTGATAGCCGCTTTTTGCTACTTCTACGATCAGCAGAACCTCGGATATAACATCGTACTAGCAGCAACCGCGGAAGAGGAAGTATCCGGAAAGGAGGGTTTGGAAATTGTTGTTCCTGAACTTCCCGAGATTGCCTTCGCAATTGTGGGCGAGCCAACAGAAATGCACCTGGCCGTAGCTGAAAAAGGTTTGCTGGTACTGGACTGTACCGCAAAAGGTATCTCCGGGCATGCGGCAAGAGAAGAAGGAGAAAATGCTATTTACAAAGCATTACAGGATATTGGCTGGGTGAAATCATACCAATTTCCGAAAGTGTCCGAAACGCTTGGGCCGATCAAGATGTCAGTAACGATCATCAATGCGGGTACACAGCATAATGTGGTCCCGGATGCCTGTACTTTCACGATTGACGTTCGCGTTACGGACGCTTACACGCTTGAAGAAGTGGTACAGATCATTCGTTCTAATATTTCGTCGGAAGTTTCGCCCCGCTCCATCCGTCTACGCCCTTCGAGCATTCCGGTGGATCATCCGATTGTGCAGGCAGGTGTAAGCCTTGGCCGAACTACCTACGGCTCGCCGACCACTTCCGACCAGGCTCTGCTGGATTGCCCATCGTTGAAAATGGGACCAGGCCACTCTGCACGCTCGCACAGTGCCGACGAGTTCATTTACCTGCACGAAATTAAGGCGGGAATCAGGCAGTACATTACCATGCTCGAAGCCGTCGTAACAAAAAACAACCCGCAGGAATAA
- a CDS encoding glutamate-5-semialdehyde dehydrogenase encodes MDSILPILKETREASVAVRRLDDQQRADVLVKLAAVILANSDNIVTENQKDLALMDDADPKKDRLLLNTRRINDLAQSLMDVAGLPDPTRTIYLDKTIEQGMHLRKIAVPLGVVGVIYESRPNVTIDVAALCLRSGNACVLKGGKEAHYSNTYLVSLIHEALSDFGVPAAAVTLLPAGREYVGELLTATQFVDIIIPRGSESLIKFVRQNSLVPTIETGAGVCHTYVDRTADLDKAAEIVVNAKVSKPAACNALDTVLVDSDVAEVFLPKLKEGFEKWHVEVYADETSYAIMEKAGFALLNRAAADDFGREFLDFKCSVKVVADLYEALHHIEEFSSRHSEAIISNDQDAIDKFLNEVDAAAVYANASTRFTDGGVFALGAEIGISTQKLHARGPFALEKLVTEKWIVTGNGQVRW; translated from the coding sequence ATGGACTCCATTTTACCTATTCTGAAAGAGACGCGGGAAGCTTCGGTAGCTGTCCGCAGGCTGGACGATCAGCAGCGTGCTGATGTACTGGTGAAACTTGCAGCCGTCATCCTGGCTAACAGTGACAATATCGTGACTGAAAACCAGAAAGACCTGGCGCTGATGGATGATGCCGACCCGAAAAAAGACCGTCTTCTTTTAAATACCAGGAGAATTAACGACCTGGCGCAAAGTCTTATGGATGTGGCCGGTCTGCCTGATCCTACCCGGACCATATACCTCGACAAAACCATTGAGCAAGGCATGCATCTACGCAAGATTGCGGTGCCGCTGGGCGTAGTCGGGGTTATTTACGAATCAAGGCCCAATGTAACGATTGATGTTGCCGCGCTTTGCCTAAGGTCCGGAAATGCCTGTGTTTTAAAGGGCGGAAAAGAGGCGCATTATTCCAATACTTACCTGGTAAGCCTGATCCACGAGGCGCTGTCCGATTTCGGTGTGCCCGCAGCTGCTGTCACTTTGCTGCCTGCTGGGCGCGAATACGTAGGAGAGCTGCTTACGGCAACCCAGTTTGTAGATATTATTATCCCGCGCGGCTCGGAGTCGCTGATCAAATTTGTGCGGCAAAATTCGCTGGTACCTACTATTGAAACGGGTGCCGGAGTGTGCCATACCTATGTGGATCGTACAGCAGATCTGGATAAGGCTGCGGAAATTGTAGTCAATGCAAAAGTTTCCAAGCCGGCGGCATGCAATGCATTGGATACCGTGCTGGTAGATTCGGACGTAGCAGAGGTTTTTTTACCAAAGCTGAAAGAAGGATTTGAAAAATGGCATGTTGAAGTGTATGCAGATGAAACTTCTTACGCAATCATGGAAAAAGCCGGGTTTGCATTGCTGAACCGGGCTGCTGCCGATGATTTTGGGCGTGAGTTTCTGGATTTTAAATGCTCCGTTAAAGTAGTAGCTGACCTTTATGAGGCACTGCACCATATCGAGGAATTTTCGTCCCGGCATTCGGAAGCAATTATTTCAAATGATCAGGATGCAATAGATAAATTCCTGAATGAAGTAGATGCCGCTGCTGTTTATGCCAATGCCTCTACCCGCTTTACAGACGGAGGGGTATTTGCACTGGGAGCGGAAATAGGGATTTCTACACAGAAATTGCACGCGAGAGGCCCATTTGCATTGGAGAAATTGGTAACCGAAAAATGGATTGTGACAGGAAACGGACAGGTAAGATGGTAA
- the proB gene encoding glutamate 5-kinase — MSKPILVIKFGTASITLPSGEPDTGIIAEIARQVSEIHAGYRIIIVSSGAVGAGKAYIQDYKGTMTQRKAAASVGNPLLVGLYAASFAPTNIFIAQGLCERQHFASRKKFLQLKETFEELWANNIIPIVNENDVVSDRELKFSDNDELATLLAVGFGAESLMFCTSVGGLLDGEGAVLRNVSNVNEVFKFVKTDKSFLGLGGMASKLTFAKLAARMGIRVVIFGMNRKDELLDALHGNAGTLIKPGKSTLSARNRWLGSGGLVSGRLQIDEGASKALLKRKSLLAVGVSDVEGDFEAGEIIEIYSPAQEMIAVARARETSGAIRENLKKMNFEVAHANDIVLL; from the coding sequence GTGTCTAAACCAATTCTTGTTATCAAGTTCGGAACCGCCTCGATTACGCTTCCTTCAGGTGAGCCGGATACCGGCATCATCGCAGAAATAGCCCGGCAGGTTTCGGAAATACATGCCGGTTACCGGATCATCATTGTTTCTTCCGGTGCGGTCGGTGCAGGAAAGGCCTATATTCAGGATTATAAAGGGACAATGACCCAGCGTAAAGCCGCTGCGTCAGTAGGGAACCCGCTCCTCGTAGGACTGTATGCAGCCAGCTTCGCACCAACCAACATATTTATAGCGCAGGGACTCTGCGAAAGGCAGCATTTTGCGAGCCGCAAGAAGTTTTTACAGCTCAAAGAAACCTTTGAGGAACTCTGGGCAAACAACATTATTCCTATTGTCAATGAAAATGACGTAGTCAGTGACCGTGAGCTGAAATTTTCGGACAATGATGAGCTGGCTACCTTGCTTGCAGTAGGCTTCGGAGCCGAGTCACTGATGTTTTGTACGTCAGTAGGCGGATTACTCGATGGGGAAGGAGCAGTTTTGAGAAATGTGTCCAATGTCAACGAGGTTTTTAAATTTGTAAAAACCGATAAATCTTTTCTCGGACTGGGTGGTATGGCGTCCAAGCTGACCTTTGCCAAGCTGGCTGCCCGGATGGGCATACGGGTGGTTATATTCGGGATGAACAGGAAAGATGAGCTGCTTGACGCATTGCATGGAAATGCAGGTACCCTGATCAAACCTGGCAAAAGCACCTTATCGGCCCGCAACCGCTGGCTTGGCAGCGGCGGACTGGTTTCGGGACGACTGCAGATTGACGAAGGTGCTTCAAAAGCATTGTTAAAAAGAAAAAGTCTTCTTGCAGTAGGGGTATCTGATGTGGAAGGTGACTTTGAGGCAGGCGAAATCATTGAGATTTATTCTCCCGCCCAGGAGATGATCGCAGTGGCACGCGCGCGTGAAACCTCTGGGGCCATCCGCGAAAATCTGAAAAAAATGAATTTTGAAGTGGCGCATGCCAACGATATCGTTTTATTATAA
- the aat gene encoding leucyl/phenylalanyl-tRNA--protein transferase, giving the protein MSELTTDDLIYGYINGIFPMAESDGSIYWYSPDPRAVIPIDTYKPPRSLRPVINRHHFEIRVDTDFEGVMRGCSLPRAKENGTWISETIISSYTALHQLGYAHSIEAYRENRLVGGLYGVAINGVFFGESMFTIESNASKVAFHYLMLMLRLNRFVLLDTQFINDNVLRYGAIEIPRLDYLTQLHKGLKMKRTFDPQVLQGM; this is encoded by the coding sequence ATGTCGGAACTTACCACTGACGACCTGATTTATGGGTACATTAATGGCATATTCCCCATGGCGGAGTCAGACGGGAGTATTTACTGGTACTCGCCCGATCCCAGGGCTGTGATTCCCATTGATACTTACAAACCGCCCCGCTCCCTCCGGCCGGTGATTAACAGGCATCATTTTGAGATCAGGGTCGATACTGATTTCGAAGGCGTCATGCGCGGCTGCTCGTTGCCGAGGGCCAAAGAAAACGGCACCTGGATCTCGGAAACAATCATTTCTTCCTACACCGCACTGCACCAGCTCGGTTACGCCCACAGTATTGAAGCCTATCGTGAAAACAGGCTCGTGGGAGGCCTTTATGGTGTAGCGATCAACGGTGTGTTTTTTGGTGAATCGATGTTCACGATTGAAAGCAATGCATCCAAAGTCGCTTTTCATTATCTCATGCTGATGCTCCGTCTCAACCGCTTTGTTTTACTGGATACGCAGTTTATCAATGATAATGTGCTGCGTTACGGCGCCATTGAAATCCCGAGGCTCGACTACCTTACGCAGCTGCATAAAGGTTTGAAGATGAAACGCACCTTTGATCCGCAGGTGCTGCAGGGAATGTAA
- a CDS encoding GNAT family N-acetyltransferase yields MKNTEVVGSKFVVQTANENHLHFADVICAEMEESAKKRGTGIAKRSPVYIMEKMVEGKAIIATTEAGQWVGFCYIETWEHGKFVANSGLIVHPDYRNSGMAKAIKQKAFELSRTKYPDAKIIGITTSLPVMKINSDLGYEPVTFSELPADDAFWKGCASCVNYDVLTRTGRKHCLCTGMMYNPEDKKIVNTEAAEKGSWDFLKESGLYERWMRIKQRILLRREERAKKKNAGAALVH; encoded by the coding sequence ATGAAAAATACCGAAGTAGTGGGCAGTAAGTTTGTTGTTCAGACTGCCAATGAAAACCATCTCCATTTTGCAGACGTAATTTGTGCAGAAATGGAGGAAAGCGCCAAAAAGCGTGGTACTGGTATTGCCAAACGTTCTCCGGTGTACATTATGGAAAAAATGGTGGAAGGAAAAGCCATCATTGCTACCACTGAGGCCGGTCAATGGGTGGGCTTTTGTTATATAGAAACCTGGGAACACGGCAAGTTTGTGGCTAATTCGGGCCTCATCGTACATCCTGATTACCGTAACAGCGGTATGGCCAAGGCTATCAAGCAAAAGGCTTTTGAACTATCACGCACCAAATATCCTGACGCAAAGATCATTGGCATTACGACCAGTCTGCCGGTGATGAAAATCAACTCCGACCTGGGCTATGAGCCGGTAACGTTCAGCGAGCTTCCTGCTGACGATGCCTTCTGGAAAGGCTGCGCAAGCTGTGTAAACTATGATGTACTCACCCGCACCGGCAGAAAACACTGCCTTTGCACGGGGATGATGTACAATCCGGAAGACAAGAAGATTGTAAATACGGAAGCAGCAGAAAAAGGATCCTGGGACTTTCTGAAAGAATCAGGTCTGTATGAACGCTGGATGCGGATCAAGCAGCGCATTTTGCTGCGAAGGGAAGAACGTGCGAAAAAGAAAAACGCCGGGGCCGCGCTGGTACACTAG
- a CDS encoding type II toxin-antitoxin system HigB family toxin, with amino-acid sequence MRIFTRGTLRSFWNDHPDARPALEFWYDSVEKNRFDGPNGVIKFFKNADTVGNGRIVFNIAHNKYRLVAKFEYERQLVFVRFIGNHAAYDSITNIKEL; translated from the coding sequence ATGCGGATTTTTACCAGAGGCACACTACGATCATTCTGGAATGATCATCCCGACGCTCGTCCGGCACTTGAATTTTGGTATGACTCCGTGGAGAAAAACCGGTTTGATGGTCCGAATGGGGTAATTAAGTTTTTCAAGAATGCTGACACGGTCGGGAATGGACGTATTGTATTTAACATCGCACATAATAAGTACCGGCTGGTAGCCAAGTTCGAGTATGAAAGACAGCTTGTATTTGTAAGGTTTATCGGAAACCATGCAGCATACGACAGCATTACGAACATCAAAGAGTTATAA
- a CDS encoding helix-turn-helix domain-containing protein: MKTHSISIDEIRIKPITSQEDFEEAGKLIEALVDADLLEDPEEKKKALDILEAITVLAIDYEKRHFPIPKPDPIEAIKERMKQLHLTRKDVAPYFGGENRVSEVLSKKRSLTIKMIRELSRNLGIPAETLLAIH, encoded by the coding sequence ATGAAAACGCACTCGATCAGCATTGATGAAATTAGAATAAAGCCGATCACGAGTCAGGAGGATTTTGAGGAGGCCGGCAAACTCATAGAAGCTTTGGTAGATGCTGACTTGCTGGAAGATCCTGAGGAGAAAAAGAAGGCATTGGACATTCTGGAAGCCATTACAGTGCTCGCAATTGATTACGAGAAAAGGCATTTTCCAATTCCAAAGCCCGATCCCATTGAAGCGATCAAAGAGCGAATGAAGCAGCTTCATCTGACAAGAAAAGACGTAGCGCCATACTTTGGAGGTGAAAACCGTGTTTCGGAAGTTTTAAGTAAAAAAAGAAGTTTAACCATTAAAATGATCAGAGAACTGAGCAGAAACCTGGGAATACCAGCCGAAACTTTACTCGCTATTCACTGA
- the argG gene encoding argininosuccinate synthase codes for MSQPKVVLAFSGGLDTSFCVKYLAEDKGYEVHSVLVDTGGFSDEELRTIEANAYALGVKQHATISKTSEYYNDCIKYLIFGNVLKNNTYPLSVSAERVFQAVAVAEYAREIGASAIAHGSTGAGNDQVRFDMAFRIIIPDAEIITPIRDLKLSREAEIEYLTQKGVGREWTKAAYSINKGLWGTSVGGKETLTSEKYLPESAWPTQITKTEPESITLEFEQGELKGVAGEKFENPVQAIQKLAAIAQPFGIGRDIHVGDTIIGIKGRVGFEAAAPLIIIKAHHTLEKHVLSEQQLYWKEQLSNWYGSLLHKGQFVEPVMRNIEAFLTDTQSHVTGKVHVYLAPYRFHVEGIESPYDLMSAKFGSYGEMNNAWTGDDVRGFSKVASNQVMIYAKVSESNQ; via the coding sequence ATGTCACAGCCCAAAGTAGTTTTAGCGTTCAGCGGAGGCCTTGATACCTCTTTTTGTGTAAAATATTTAGCCGAAGACAAAGGTTACGAGGTCCATTCCGTGCTGGTAGACACCGGTGGCTTTTCAGATGAAGAGCTCAGAACCATCGAGGCAAATGCCTACGCGCTGGGCGTGAAACAACACGCTACCATTTCCAAAACCAGCGAATATTACAATGATTGTATCAAGTACCTGATCTTTGGTAATGTGTTGAAAAACAATACCTATCCGCTCTCGGTAAGTGCGGAGCGCGTGTTTCAGGCGGTTGCTGTGGCGGAGTATGCCAGGGAAATCGGTGCGAGCGCCATTGCGCATGGCAGTACGGGAGCCGGCAATGATCAGGTCCGGTTTGATATGGCATTCAGGATCATTATTCCCGATGCCGAAATCATTACCCCGATCCGTGACCTGAAACTTTCGCGCGAAGCTGAAATCGAGTACCTGACGCAGAAAGGCGTGGGTCGCGAATGGACCAAGGCTGCATACAGCATTAACAAAGGCTTGTGGGGAACATCCGTGGGCGGAAAAGAAACCCTGACTTCCGAAAAATACCTGCCCGAGTCAGCCTGGCCTACTCAGATCACCAAAACGGAACCCGAGAGCATTACGCTGGAATTTGAACAAGGCGAGCTGAAAGGTGTAGCCGGAGAGAAGTTTGAAAATCCGGTGCAGGCCATCCAGAAACTGGCGGCCATCGCACAACCTTTCGGCATTGGCCGGGATATACACGTGGGTGATACCATCATCGGGATCAAGGGCCGCGTAGGATTTGAAGCTGCGGCTCCGCTCATCATCATCAAGGCACATCATACTCTGGAAAAACATGTGCTGAGTGAGCAGCAGCTGTACTGGAAAGAGCAGCTTTCCAACTGGTACGGCAGTTTGCTGCACAAAGGACAGTTTGTAGAGCCTGTTATGCGCAATATCGAGGCATTTCTGACGGATACCCAGTCGCACGTGACTGGTAAAGTTCACGTCTACCTGGCTCCCTATCGCTTTCATGTGGAAGGTATTGAGTCTCCGTACGACCTGATGTCGGCGAAATTCGGCAGCTACGGAGAAATGAACAATGCCTGGACGGGTGACGATGTACGCGGTTTCTCCAAAGTAGCATCCAACCAGGTGATGATCTATGCCAAAGTAAGCGAATCAAACCAATAA
- the argC gene encoding N-acetyl-gamma-glutamyl-phosphate reductase — MTAINIGIIGAAGYTGGELLRILISHPEASIAFAHSKSQAGKPVYATHTDLLGDTDLVFSGEDVQELLDSESLHVIFLCSGHGESQKFLSEYTVPGTVKIIDLSTDFRDESEGFVYGLPELQRDTIKTAMKVANPGCFATSIELALLPLADAGLIRDDVHVSAVTGSTGAGQSLSATTHFTWRNNNVSVYKAFTHQHLTEIKMSVGKLQEGFKQNVRFIPYRGDYTRGIMANVYTTFDGTLEEAKRIYKSYYQEHPFTHVSDAPIDLKQVVNTNKCLVHLEVHDGQLLISSIIDNLTKGASGQAVQNMNLMFGLPENTGLRLKAAAF, encoded by the coding sequence ATGACAGCAATAAATATAGGTATCATTGGCGCTGCCGGATATACCGGCGGAGAGCTGCTGCGGATACTGATCAGCCATCCGGAAGCTTCCATTGCATTTGCCCACAGCAAGAGTCAGGCCGGTAAGCCTGTTTATGCCACGCATACTGACCTTCTTGGCGATACCGACCTGGTTTTTTCGGGTGAAGATGTTCAGGAACTGCTGGATAGTGAGAGTTTGCATGTGATTTTCCTTTGCTCCGGGCATGGCGAGTCTCAGAAATTCTTGTCAGAATATACTGTCCCGGGCACTGTAAAGATCATTGATCTGAGTACCGATTTCAGGGATGAATCCGAAGGATTTGTATATGGATTGCCCGAATTGCAGCGGGATACTATCAAGACTGCAATGAAAGTAGCCAATCCGGGCTGCTTTGCAACCAGCATTGAGCTGGCATTGCTGCCACTGGCTGACGCGGGGCTGATCAGGGATGATGTGCATGTAAGTGCCGTGACAGGCAGTACAGGTGCAGGACAGTCACTGAGTGCGACTACGCATTTTACGTGGAGAAACAACAATGTATCTGTTTACAAAGCATTTACGCACCAGCACCTGACCGAAATTAAAATGAGCGTCGGGAAGCTGCAGGAAGGTTTTAAGCAGAACGTCAGATTTATTCCGTACCGTGGTGATTATACCCGCGGCATCATGGCCAATGTTTATACCACCTTTGACGGAACACTGGAAGAGGCGAAAAGAATTTATAAGAGTTACTATCAGGAGCATCCGTTTACCCACGTCAGCGATGCACCGATAGACCTCAAACAGGTTGTAAATACGAATAAATGCCTGGTGCACCTGGAAGTCCATGATGGTCAGCTTCTGATCAGCAGCATCATTGATAACCTGACTAAAGGTGCGTCTGGCCAGGCGGTACAAAACATGAACCTGATGTTTGGTCTGCCGGAAAATACCGGCCTCAGATTGAAGGCAGCAGCATTCTAG